The DNA region CAAAGCATGTCGCTTGCCGCGATGCATCGGCGCGGCATTGGCACCGTTGGCCGACGCCAGATTGACGCGGATCGGCCGGCCGGTGCCCGTCCTCTATCACCCAAGGGTTGCATCGCGCGCGGCAGCGAAAGCCGCGTCGGAACGGCGACAGCCATTCGGGCGTGACTTGACAGACATATCTGCACGACCCTAGCCTGTAGTTGCGCAATCAGGGGTAGTATCATCCAGCTGGAGGCGCGCTGACGTTACTGCAGCCGCTGACGGCAAACGATCCTTGATCCCTCGCGCATCGGTCCATCAACGATGAGGTGCATCGATAAGGAGTGGCAGTAAATGGCAGATGATGACCAAAAACTCCAAATGGAGTTGGTCAAGCAGATCGGCGAGAGGATGAGTATTCTCGCCAGGATGCAAGCCGACTTCATGAAGCAACTGGCGGAGAGGCAAAGCCTCATGGGCAGGATGTTTGCCGAAGCGTCCAGTCAATTCAAACGCGGAACCGAGCTTACTGAAAGGATGGCCGCCAGGTTAGCGGCCAGGATGGAACGCAAGCTCGGCAAAGCGTAAGCCGTCACTGCCTTTGTCCCAGCCGAAGGTGGTAGCGCGAGATATGATGGCGTTCTGTGTCTCTCGACGTCCCAGCCAGCGAGAGCCGCAAGCCATCGTCACGGAACAGGCCTCGCCGTTCCCAGCACGACGAAGCTGAGAGTCCGCTCCCAATCAGTCGTCCGTCCCAGCCGGACGACGCAGCATTCCGCCTCACTGTCCCAGCAACGCGGGACGGGGTGCTCGGAACGAATGCGCTCCCGGTTCCCAGCACCGGGAACGACGCAATTGGAATGGCAGGCTCCCGTCGTCCGGCCGGCGTTCGTGCAATAGGCCGAGGGGATGGGACATCGCCTGCATGAGTATGCGCCCGTAGCTCAAGGGTAGAGAAGGTGGCCCGCGGTGACGACCACGGCTCGAGATCTTTGCAGGTCGCGGACAAATTCGTCCGACACGTCAACCGGCTCGCTGGGAGCAGGCTCGTGGTCGGCAGGCAGCCTTTCGACAACCGAAACTCAGCGCACGGTGCACCGGAGCCGGTTTTCGCGAAAGGTTCGAGCAAAGGGGTCGGCACCCGACGTCAACTTCCAGAGCAACGGCCTCCTAAGCCGTGGGTTGCGGGTTCGAGTCCCGTCGGGCGTACCAATCGAAGCGTTGGGCCAGGACCAGCGTCCATGGCCGAACGCCTTTCGTCTCACTGGAAAGTCGTGATCAGCAAACGAGGGACGTCATGTCTGAAACAAAGACCGAAGTGAAGACCTCGGAATGCACTGAGAACAGCACCCCGGCCTACGAAAAGCCGGAAGTGAAGACGCTGAGCCAACGCGACATCGTGCAAGCCGTGAACAAAGGCTCGAAGTTCCCGGCACGCGGCTTCGCGGGATAAGCCACTCTTCGTGCGGCCAGGCCTGCTCGTGCCTCGTCACCGGACGGGCCTGGCCGATTAAGGTTCGTGTTGCGTCAGCGGCTTCTCGACAGCCGCCACGGAGCGTATCCCATGTTGGCACCCGCAGAGATGTCGGCGGACGCATGTCCGCAGCGGTCCGAGCATGTGCAGGCCCGCAAGGTCGGACGCGACACGCTCGTCGTCCACCTCCTCTTGAAGCAATATCACGTCCTCAATCACATCGCCGGCCGCATCTGGGACTTGGCGGACGGGACGCACTCCGGCGACGACATCGCCGCCACCATCGCCGCGGAGTTCAACGCCGATCGCGGCGCCGTCGGCGACGACGTCGCGAACACGCTCCAGCTCTTGACCGATCTGCGCCTGATCGAACTCAAGGTCGCG from Pseudolabrys taiwanensis includes:
- a CDS encoding PqqD family protein, with protein sequence MLAPAEMSADACPQRSEHVQARKVGRDTLVVHLLLKQYHVLNHIAGRIWDLADGTHSGDDIAATIAAEFNADRGAVGDDVANTLQLLTDLRLIELKVAP